In Rubrivirga marina, the following are encoded in one genomic region:
- a CDS encoding DUF2262 domain-containing protein, whose protein sequence is MTYAPIDHPRLGRLEYDDYRHWYAGRLGVAEPPATLYVSCDDDGPNLDAADRVVAALDRLREEAEARAVADLLDDKNGNWLGDDDADETAESFRAKMRLQSVVIEPDGGASFSFDDGDLFWGHTIMVYRAPDGTWDEADIAG, encoded by the coding sequence ATGACGTACGCCCCCATCGACCACCCCCGCCTCGGGCGGCTCGAGTACGACGACTACCGCCACTGGTACGCCGGTCGCCTCGGGGTCGCCGAGCCCCCGGCCACGCTCTACGTCTCCTGCGACGACGACGGCCCGAACCTCGACGCCGCCGACCGGGTCGTCGCGGCCCTCGACCGGCTCCGCGAGGAGGCCGAGGCCCGCGCCGTCGCCGACCTCCTCGACGACAAGAATGGCAACTGGCTCGGCGACGACGACGCAGACGAGACGGCCGAGAGCTTCCGCGCCAAGATGCGGCTCCAGTCGGTCGTGATCGAGCCCGACGGCGGCGCCTCGTTCTCGTTCGACGACGGCGACCTGTTCTGGGGCCACACCATCATGGTCTACCGGGCGCCCGACGGCACCTGGGACGAGGCCGACATCGCGGGCTAG
- a CDS encoding GH1 family beta-glucosidase: MPFPDRFLWGAATSAFQIEGSPLADGAGPSIWQRFARTPGLTVGGETGDVACDHYRRMPEDVALMEALGLQAYRFSVNWGRVLPEGTGAVNGPGLDFYDRLVDALAEAGIEPMLTLYHWDLPAALDRRGGWLNRDVADWLADYARVVYDRLGDRVRHWITLNEPWVVMDGGYVRGGLAPGHRVHEEGAWAAHHLLLSHARATAALRAEGAESVGLAVNLEPKVAATDRPEDVAATARADAYMNRIFLDPVVHGRYPEALPEVFGASWPDLPLDDLDEIQTDTDFFGINYYTRAVCVDDPSDPPERARRVRQLRHLYTDMGWEVYAPAFRDLLVWVKDEYGDPAMYVTENGAAFPDPPQTIGGEVPDPMRIAYLHDHLLAVRDAIEAGADVRGYFAWSLFDNVEWSQGTTKRFGLVHVDFETLERTPKHSAAFYREVIDSNGGALDDAPRIPTTEAVTATATQTAASLQEAAESDDG, from the coding sequence ATGCCCTTCCCCGACCGCTTCCTCTGGGGCGCCGCCACGTCCGCCTTCCAGATCGAGGGCTCGCCCCTCGCCGACGGCGCCGGCCCCAGCATCTGGCAACGCTTCGCGCGGACGCCCGGCCTCACCGTCGGCGGCGAGACCGGCGACGTCGCCTGCGACCACTACCGCCGGATGCCGGAGGACGTGGCGCTCATGGAGGCGCTCGGGCTCCAGGCCTACCGCTTCAGCGTGAACTGGGGCCGCGTGTTGCCGGAGGGCACCGGCGCCGTCAACGGCCCCGGCCTCGACTTCTACGACCGCCTTGTCGACGCGCTCGCCGAGGCGGGCATCGAGCCCATGCTCACGCTCTACCACTGGGACCTCCCGGCGGCGCTCGACCGCCGCGGCGGCTGGCTCAATCGCGACGTGGCCGACTGGCTGGCCGACTACGCCCGCGTCGTCTACGACCGCCTCGGCGACCGCGTCCGGCACTGGATCACACTCAACGAGCCGTGGGTGGTGATGGACGGCGGGTACGTCCGCGGCGGGCTCGCACCGGGGCACCGGGTCCACGAAGAGGGCGCGTGGGCCGCGCACCACCTCCTGCTGTCGCACGCCCGCGCGACGGCCGCGCTCCGCGCCGAGGGCGCCGAGTCGGTCGGCCTCGCGGTCAACCTCGAGCCGAAGGTGGCCGCGACGGACCGGCCCGAGGACGTCGCGGCGACGGCCCGCGCCGACGCCTACATGAACCGGATCTTTCTGGACCCGGTCGTTCACGGGCGCTACCCCGAGGCGCTGCCCGAGGTCTTCGGCGCGTCGTGGCCCGACCTCCCGCTCGACGACCTGGACGAGATCCAGACCGACACGGACTTTTTCGGCATCAACTACTACACGCGCGCCGTGTGCGTGGACGACCCCAGCGACCCGCCCGAGCGCGCGCGGCGCGTCCGCCAGCTGCGGCACCTGTACACCGACATGGGCTGGGAGGTCTACGCCCCCGCCTTCCGCGACCTCCTCGTCTGGGTGAAGGACGAGTACGGCGACCCGGCGATGTACGTCACGGAGAACGGCGCGGCGTTCCCCGACCCGCCGCAGACGATCGGCGGCGAGGTGCCCGACCCGATGCGGATCGCGTACCTCCACGACCACCTCCTCGCCGTCCGCGACGCGATCGAGGCCGGAGCCGACGTCCGCGGCTACTTCGCGTGGTCGCTGTTCGACAACGTCGAGTGGAGCCAGGGCACGACGAAGCGGTTCGGCCTCGTCCACGTCGACTTCGAGACGCTGGAGCGGACGCCCAAGCACAGCGCCGCCTTCTACCGCGAGGTCATCGACTCGAACGGCGGCGCGCTCGACGACGCCCCGCGCATCCCCACTACCGAGGCCGTCACGGCCACGGCCACGCAGACCGCCGCCTCGCTCCAGGAGGCCGCCGAGTCCGACGACGGATGA
- a CDS encoding SDR family NAD(P)-dependent oxidoreductase, whose product MTVLVTGASRGIGAATAEAFAAAGHRVALVARSAEALDAVAERCRQWEGDAEPFVCDVTDADAVGEMAEAVVAWAGVPDVVVNNAGLFEPGGLLETSPEAFRRQLEVNVVSAFLVTRALVGGMLDRGSGRILMMGSVASVRGYPGGTAYGAAKHALLGLARSLREEIKGTGVSVTTLLPGATRTASWDGTDLPDDRFIPPEDVARVAVEVASLSGRTVIEEVLLRPDAGDI is encoded by the coding sequence ATGACCGTTCTCGTCACCGGCGCCTCCCGCGGCATCGGCGCGGCCACGGCCGAGGCGTTCGCCGCCGCCGGCCACCGCGTCGCCCTCGTCGCCCGCTCCGCCGAGGCGCTCGACGCCGTCGCCGAACGATGCCGCCAGTGGGAAGGCGACGCCGAGCCGTTCGTCTGCGACGTGACCGACGCCGACGCGGTCGGGGAGATGGCCGAGGCCGTCGTCGCGTGGGCCGGCGTGCCGGACGTGGTCGTCAACAACGCCGGGCTGTTCGAGCCGGGCGGGCTGCTGGAGACGTCGCCGGAGGCGTTTCGCCGCCAGCTCGAGGTCAACGTCGTCAGCGCGTTCCTCGTGACGCGGGCGCTGGTGGGCGGGATGCTCGACCGTGGGTCGGGCCGGATCCTGATGATGGGGTCCGTCGCGTCGGTGCGGGGCTACCCGGGCGGCACGGCCTACGGCGCCGCCAAGCACGCGCTCCTGGGCTTGGCGCGGTCGCTCCGCGAGGAGATCAAGGGCACCGGCGTCTCGGTCACGACGCTCCTCCCCGGTGCGACGCGGACCGCCTCGTGGGACGGCACGGACCTGCCCGACGACCGGTTCATCCCGCCCGAGGACGTCGCCCGCGTGGCCGTCGAGGTGGCGAGCCTGTCGGGTCGGACCGTCATCGAGGAAGTCCTCCTCCGGCCCGACGCCGGGGACATCTAG
- a CDS encoding GNAT family N-acetyltransferase: MPDVRHEPRQNRFAASVDGGTAELEYQRAEDVLIFVHTFVPEASRGQNVGEALVEAALDHVRENDLRMVPQCPFVKHYVEEHPDTRDLVAR, encoded by the coding sequence ATGCCCGACGTCCGACACGAACCCCGCCAGAACCGCTTCGCCGCCTCCGTCGACGGCGGCACCGCCGAGCTCGAGTATCAGCGGGCCGAGGATGTGTTGATCTTCGTCCACACGTTCGTTCCGGAGGCGTCGCGGGGCCAGAACGTCGGAGAGGCGCTCGTCGAGGCGGCCCTCGACCACGTCCGCGAGAACGACCTCCGGATGGTGCCGCAGTGCCCGTTCGTGAAGCACTACGTCGAGGAGCACCCCGACACGCGGGACCTCGTCGCCCGGTGA
- a CDS encoding cysteine hydrolase family protein, translating to MPSPDTALVLIDVINPFTFDGAEDLLAHAGPAVDAIADLARRAREAGVPVVYVNDHFGNWKESFDDLVERCATDDVPGREIAQRLRPVDGDYHVLKPKHSGFFQTPLESLLAELGARRLVLAGFATDICVLATAMEASMRDFDLVVPQDAGAAETAAAHEAALVHARRVLHAETPPASAVDFGVPAEVA from the coding sequence ATGCCCTCGCCCGACACCGCCCTCGTTCTGATCGACGTCATCAACCCGTTTACGTTTGACGGCGCCGAGGACCTCCTCGCCCACGCCGGCCCGGCCGTCGACGCCATCGCGGACCTCGCCCGGCGGGCCCGCGAGGCGGGCGTGCCGGTGGTCTACGTCAACGACCACTTCGGCAACTGGAAGGAGTCCTTCGACGACCTCGTCGAGCGGTGCGCCACCGACGACGTCCCGGGTCGCGAGATCGCCCAGCGGCTCCGGCCCGTCGACGGCGACTACCACGTGCTCAAGCCGAAGCACTCGGGGTTCTTCCAGACCCCGCTCGAGTCGCTCCTCGCCGAGCTCGGCGCGCGGCGGCTCGTGCTGGCCGGGTTCGCGACCGACATCTGCGTACTGGCGACGGCGATGGAGGCGTCGATGCGCGACTTCGACCTCGTCGTGCCGCAGGACGCCGGCGCGGCCGAAACGGCCGCGGCCCACGAGGCCGCGCTCGTCCACGCCCGACGCGTGCTCCACGCCGAGACCCCGCCGGCCTCGGCCGTCGACTTCGGCGTGCCGGCGGAGGTGGCCTGA
- a CDS encoding alpha/beta fold hydrolase, which yields MSDLPDLGVPLRSRFAEGTGVRLHVVEAGPADGPLVLLLHGFPEFWFGWRHQLPALAAAGYRVWAPDQRGYNRSDAPPETAAYTLDRLADDGLALLDAAGADRARVVGHDWGAVVAWWLALRDPERVDRLAILNVPHPVAFRQFLRRPSVQWLRSWYMAFFQIPALPEIALRRLGARALRVTSAPGTFSDADLARYREAWSRPGAARGMLAWYRAAARYGLGDRGLDPTVRPPTLILWGDADAALDARLAERSAALCADVRLRMVPGVSHWVQHEAPAVVNAELLAFLGAPREKATAARP from the coding sequence ATGTCTGATCTCCCCGACCTCGGCGTCCCCCTCCGCTCCCGGTTCGCCGAGGGCACGGGCGTCCGGCTCCACGTCGTCGAGGCGGGCCCGGCGGACGGGCCGCTGGTGCTCCTGCTCCACGGCTTCCCGGAGTTCTGGTTCGGCTGGCGGCACCAGCTCCCGGCGCTGGCGGCGGCCGGCTACCGCGTCTGGGCGCCCGACCAGCGCGGCTACAACCGCTCCGACGCGCCGCCCGAGACGGCCGCGTACACGCTCGACCGGCTGGCCGACGACGGGCTCGCGCTCCTCGACGCGGCCGGCGCCGATCGGGCTCGGGTGGTCGGTCACGACTGGGGCGCCGTCGTGGCGTGGTGGCTGGCGTTGCGAGATCCGGAGCGCGTCGATCGGTTGGCGATCCTCAACGTGCCGCATCCGGTCGCCTTCCGGCAGTTCCTCAGGCGGCCGTCGGTCCAGTGGCTGAGGAGCTGGTACATGGCCTTTTTTCAGATCCCCGCGCTTCCCGAGATCGCGCTCCGTCGGCTCGGAGCGCGGGCGCTCCGGGTGACGAGCGCCCCGGGCACCTTCTCGGACGCCGACCTCGCCCGCTACCGCGAGGCGTGGTCTCGGCCCGGCGCCGCGCGCGGGATGCTCGCGTGGTACCGCGCCGCCGCTCGCTACGGCCTCGGCGACCGGGGCCTCGACCCGACGGTCCGCCCGCCGACGCTCATTTTGTGGGGCGACGCCGACGCCGCGCTCGACGCCCGCCTCGCCGAGCGGTCCGCCGCCCTCTGCGCCGACGTTCGCCTGCGGATGGTGCCCGGCGTGTCGCATTGGGTCCAGCACGAGGCGCCGGCGGTCGTCAATGCCGAGCTGCTGGCGTTCCTCGGCGCGCCTCGAGAGAAGGCGACGGCCGCCCGGCCCTAG
- a CDS encoding CocE/NonD family hydrolase, giving the protein MLPVRRLALFVLALALMPAADAQADWVRQHYTKMERMVPMRDGVRLFTSIYVPKAPGTYPILFQRTPYGVGPYGDDEVRSSLGPSESLMRDGYVFVYQDVRGKMMSEGDFVAVRPHIPAKTAGQIDESTDTYDTVEWLLEHVPTNGRVGVWGISAPGFYATHALIDAHPAVVAVSPQAPVTDWYLGDDRRHNGAFQLQATFSFVSSYGAPRPEPTTERAPSFRDYGTPDGYDWYLDLGPLSTVNDRFFDGQNDLWQEILTHDTYDAYWQARTPLPHLRDVRPAVLVTGGWFDAQDLYGPLKTFDAVEQNRRQAGAANDTPTYLAMGPWWHGGWARSDGDRYGDLWFGQRTSVWYRENVEAPFFEAYLKGDGEPDLPEASIFVTGANRWRFFDAWPPREARAASLYLQPGGGLGFDAPTQQGLFAEYVSDPFKPVPHTPKIVVTRDDRYVVQDQRFASTRPDVLVFESPVLEEDVTLAGDLFATLFVSTTGTDADFVVKLIDVYPGDAECRLPDGDCEVPMGGFQQLVRGEVMRGKFRNSFSDPEPFEPGEVTEVTFDMEDVAHTFQRGHRMMVQVQSTWFPMVDRNPQRFMPIAEATEDDFQVATHRVFVSPEHPSHLSVRVLD; this is encoded by the coding sequence CCGGCACGTACCCGATCCTGTTCCAGCGGACGCCCTATGGCGTCGGGCCGTACGGCGACGACGAGGTCCGGAGCTCGCTCGGTCCGTCGGAGAGTCTGATGCGCGACGGGTACGTGTTCGTGTACCAGGACGTCCGCGGCAAGATGATGTCGGAGGGCGACTTCGTGGCCGTCCGCCCGCACATCCCGGCCAAGACGGCCGGGCAGATCGACGAGAGCACGGACACCTACGACACGGTCGAGTGGCTCCTCGAACATGTCCCGACCAACGGCCGCGTCGGCGTCTGGGGGATCTCGGCGCCCGGGTTCTACGCGACGCACGCACTGATCGACGCGCACCCGGCCGTCGTGGCCGTCTCGCCGCAGGCGCCCGTGACCGACTGGTACCTCGGCGACGACCGCCGCCACAACGGGGCGTTCCAGCTCCAGGCCACGTTCAGCTTCGTCTCGTCGTACGGCGCCCCTCGCCCGGAGCCGACCACCGAGCGGGCCCCCAGCTTCCGTGACTACGGCACGCCCGACGGCTACGACTGGTACCTCGACCTCGGCCCGCTCTCCACCGTCAACGACCGGTTCTTCGACGGACAGAACGACCTCTGGCAGGAGATCCTCACGCACGACACGTACGACGCCTACTGGCAAGCGCGGACGCCACTCCCCCACCTCCGCGACGTACGACCCGCGGTGCTCGTCACGGGCGGCTGGTTCGACGCGCAGGACCTCTACGGCCCGCTCAAGACGTTCGACGCCGTCGAGCAGAACCGCCGACAGGCCGGCGCAGCCAACGACACGCCGACGTACCTCGCCATGGGCCCATGGTGGCACGGCGGCTGGGCCCGCAGCGACGGCGACCGCTACGGCGACCTGTGGTTCGGCCAGCGGACGTCCGTGTGGTACCGCGAGAACGTCGAGGCCCCGTTCTTCGAGGCGTACCTGAAGGGGGACGGCGAGCCGGATCTTCCGGAGGCGTCCATCTTCGTAACCGGCGCGAACCGGTGGCGCTTTTTCGACGCGTGGCCGCCGCGCGAGGCCCGCGCGGCGAGCCTCTACCTCCAGCCCGGTGGCGGGCTCGGCTTCGACGCACCGACGCAGCAGGGGCTCTTCGCGGAGTACGTCTCGGACCCGTTCAAGCCCGTGCCGCACACGCCGAAGATCGTCGTCACCCGCGACGACCGGTACGTGGTGCAGGACCAGCGCTTCGCCTCGACCCGGCCCGACGTGCTCGTGTTCGAGTCGCCCGTGCTGGAGGAGGACGTGACGCTCGCCGGCGACCTCTTCGCCACGCTCTTCGTCTCGACGACCGGCACCGACGCCGACTTCGTCGTCAAGCTCATCGACGTCTACCCGGGCGACGCCGAGTGCCGGCTCCCCGACGGCGACTGCGAGGTCCCGATGGGCGGCTTCCAACAACTCGTCCGCGGCGAGGTCATGCGCGGCAAGTTTCGGAACAGCTTCTCGGACCCGGAGCCCTTCGAGCCGGGCGAGGTGACCGAAGTCACGTTCGACATGGAGGACGTGGCCCACACCTTCCAGCGCGGCCACCGGATGATGGTCCAGGTCCAGAGCACGTGGTTCCCGATGGTCGACAGGAACCCGCAGCGGTTCATGCCCATCGCTGAGGCGACGGAGGACGACTTTCAGGTCGCCACGCACCGCGTGTTCGTGTCGCCGGAGCACCCGTCGCACCTCTCGGTCCGCGTGCTCGACTGA